DNA sequence from the Nitrospinota bacterium genome:
AAGAACCCTAAAAAACACCCATCCATTAAACATGCAAATTCATTTGGAAAACGGTGTGTCCAATGGCGTTCTTGTGGCTAGAACCGAGAAGGAATGCGCAGATCTTGTAATTGGTTTTTTAACATGCAATTTAAAATTTAATGTAGAATTAGAGAAAGATTCAGAATAATAAACCAATAGCTACAGTGCTTCGCGACTGTATAACTAATTCGCGATTTAGAGTTGTAACTAGCGACGAATGCCTTACCAACTCATTTTGGAACTTCTATTTAGGGGAAAAAGGAGAATCTAATGAGTAAATCTCAGATCCAAACAACGTCCAGGATAATCCGTTCTGAAATAACGCAAGAACAGGAATTTTCATTATCCTATCCCATACCTTCATCGAAAGATGTTGATGATATTTTAAAGAAGTTGAAGGAGTTGTCTAGGATAACCATTCCCGCTTTAAAGAAATCCATGGTGAAATAACCGTCAATTCTCCCCTCACTTTTTCTTGGCACAACCCTTGCTCTACCTGTATGCGAACGCATTAACATGGGTTCAAAGCGTCAAATTATCCGCGCTTTGGCCCATAAAGGGTGGAGAAGGAACAGTGAAAAAGTTATTAATCATCGCCGTGTCGGTTTTCATGACGCTTGTGTTCGCGTCCAAAGCTCACGCCGGGACCGATATTTCGCGTCTGGTCCGGCTGGAGAGCGTTATGGCCGAGCAGGGGGACGACGGCGAGCGGGTGACCTTGAAATTCGCAAAGGACTGGCGGAGCAAACCGCGCCCTTCCTTTTATCCCAAGTCCATACAGATGGACGTGGAAGGGGCGTATATCTCCCCCGCCAAGCGGGAGTTCAAGCTTAAAGGAAAACTTTTCACCAGCGCCACAGTGTCGCAGGTGGCGGCCAACACCGTCCGTGTGCGGCTTTTCATGAAAGGCGATCCGCGGAACTATTCGGGCAATTGGACCGGATCGGCCTCCGGCGACAAGATGATACTGGATATATTCAAGGATCGCTCCGCCATGGAAAGTGAAAACCTGGCCGCAAAATCCATAAAGGAAAAAGAGGCCGCGGCCCCGGCCCCGGTGGTGAAAGAAACGCCGCTGGCAAAGTCCGAGGCGCCGGCGATGGCCGAAAAGGCTGTCGAGTCCGTTAATGAATCAGCGTCAAAACCGGCCGCATCCGCCGCCGTTTCGCATGCTTCGGCAATTGTGGAAGACAAATCGGTAAAATCTTTCGGCTTCCTGGCAAAACCGGCGCTGGCGGCAGAGAAATCGGCGGTATGGAGCGCCCAGGGGACCGCGCCGGGGACCACGCAGGGAACCGGGCAGAACAGCGGCAAGAGCTTCTTGAACTACGAAGATCCGAAAGTCCCGGAGGCCCCCAGCATGACCGGGATGGCGGTGAAGATGGTGGCGTCACTGGCGCTGGTGCTAAGCCTTGTGTTCGCCCTTTCGTGGGTGGCCAAAAAATATATGGGCAAATTCGGCGGAGCCTTCGGAAGTGGCGGGGTGGTGAAAATCCTCGCGTCCGGCTCCATCGGGATGAAAAAACAGATAGCGGTGGTGGACGTGGCCGGCGAGGTGATCGTGCTGGGCATATCCGGCGACAACATCACAATGCTCACCACAATAGAGGACCAGGAATCCGCCGACAGGCTTCGCAGGGGCTCCGGTACCGGAACTTCCGGAAGCGTTGGCGGCGGCATGGGCATGTCTGGCGGCCCGAAGGCCAATTCACCCGCCGGAGCGCTTCAAAAGGCGCTGGAGGCGTTGAGGATCGGCAAGGTGAAGACTGCTCCGGAGATTCCTCCGGCCATAATTGACGAAGAGGATCCCGACACCTTCGCGGGGAGCCTGGCCGGGATCACCGGGAGGCAGGTGGCGGACAAATACGCGTCGGCCCGCACCGGCAGGATAGAGGTGAAGGGCGAGGAAGAAAGCCGCATAAGCCGGGAGGACCTGCTCAAAAAGGTCACCGGCGCCATAAAGGCCAGGAACGGCTCTATGAGGCTTGCGTGATAAAAATGAAAAAAGCGGGATTCTGGGCGGCCGTGGCGATGGTCTCGGCCGCCGCCGTGTTGCTGATAGCCCCGGACGCTTATGCCCAGGGGGGCGGGGGTTTCCCGTCGCTCAACGTTTCGCTGGAGGAAAGCGCCGAGCCGGCCAAGGTGGCCACGGGCATCAAGGTGATGGTGCTGCTCACGGTGCTCTCCCTGGCCCCGTCCATATTCATATCGCTCACCTCGTTCGTGCGGATCATCGTGGTCATGCACTTTTTGCGGCAGGCCATCGGCACCCAGACGGCCCCGCCAAACCAGGTGATCGCCGCGCTGGCCATGTTCCTTACATTTTTTGTGATGCAGCCTGTGTTCTCGAAAATGTATTACGACTCCTTCGTCCCATACACGCAGGAAAAGATAAGCACACAGGCCGCCTACGACAAGGCCATATCGCCGCTGCGCACTTTCATGCTCAACCAGACCAGGGAAAAAGACCTGGCGTTGTTCGTGGAAATGGCGAAGCTGGAACGGCCGCAGACCATAGAAGACGTGCCGACATACGTGGTGATCCCGGCGTTCATCATCTCGGAGATGAGGACGTCGTTCACGATAGGGTTCCTGATATACATCCCGTTCCTGGTGCTGGACATGGTGATAGCCTCCGTGCTCATGTCCATGGGCATGATGATGCTGCCGCCTGTGATGATCTCGCTTCCGTTCAAGCTGATGCTGTTCGTGCTGGTGGACGGATGGTACCTGATGGCCGGGTCGCTGATGAAAAGCTTCGTGATGTGAAAGGGAAAACGGCATGATAACCCCGGATTTCATAGTAAGTTTCTCCGCCGAGGCGCTGAAGATGGCCCTGCTCATCGCCGCCCCCATGCTGGGGTTCGGCCTGGTGATCGGCGTGCTCATATCCATGTTCCAGGCGGTCACCTCCATACAGGAAATGACGCTCACGTTCATTCCGAAAATACTGGCCGTCATGTTCTCGATCCTGGTGTTCTTCCCGTGGATGATCGAGATGATGATCAACTACACCGCCAAGGTGATAATAAACATCCCGATGTACGTAAGGTGACCGGCCATGCCCGATCTTTTCCCGGTCAACATCGAGTGGTTCCAGGCGTACCTTCTGGTCTTCACCCGCATTTCCACCACCATCGCCTTCATGCCTGTTCTGGGCGGGGCCGGGATACCAAACACCGTCAAGGCCGGCCTTTCCGCTCTGGCGGCGGGGATCATTTTCCCGTTTGTGGA
Encoded proteins:
- a CDS encoding FliO/MopB family protein: MKKLLIIAVSVFMTLVFASKAHAGTDISRLVRLESVMAEQGDDGERVTLKFAKDWRSKPRPSFYPKSIQMDVEGAYISPAKREFKLKGKLFTSATVSQVAANTVRVRLFMKGDPRNYSGNWTGSASGDKMILDIFKDRSAMESENLAAKSIKEKEAAAPAPVVKETPLAKSEAPAMAEKAVESVNESASKPAASAAVSHASAIVEDKSVKSFGFLAKPALAAEKSAVWSAQGTAPGTTQGTGQNSGKSFLNYEDPKVPEAPSMTGMAVKMVASLALVLSLVFALSWVAKKYMGKFGGAFGSGGVVKILASGSIGMKKQIAVVDVAGEVIVLGISGDNITMLTTIEDQESADRLRRGSGTGTSGSVGGGMGMSGGPKANSPAGALQKALEALRIGKVKTAPEIPPAIIDEEDPDTFAGSLAGITGRQVADKYASARTGRIEVKGEEESRISREDLLKKVTGAIKARNGSMRLA
- the fliP gene encoding flagellar type III secretion system pore protein FliP (The bacterial flagellar biogenesis protein FliP forms a type III secretion system (T3SS)-type pore required for flagellar assembly.); its protein translation is MVSAAAVLLIAPDAYAQGGGGFPSLNVSLEESAEPAKVATGIKVMVLLTVLSLAPSIFISLTSFVRIIVVMHFLRQAIGTQTAPPNQVIAALAMFLTFFVMQPVFSKMYYDSFVPYTQEKISTQAAYDKAISPLRTFMLNQTREKDLALFVEMAKLERPQTIEDVPTYVVIPAFIISEMRTSFTIGFLIYIPFLVLDMVIASVLMSMGMMMLPPVMISLPFKLMLFVLVDGWYLMAGSLMKSFVM
- the fliQ gene encoding flagellar biosynthesis protein FliQ — protein: MTPDFIVSFSAEALKMALLIAAPMLGFGLVIGVLISMFQAVTSIQEMTLTFIPKILAVMFSILVFFPWMIEMMINYTAKVIINIPMYVR